A part of Methanohalobium evestigatum Z-7303 genomic DNA contains:
- a CDS encoding DUF5320 domain-containing protein — protein sequence MNKINMCCESQKHQRGYKPLKSALNCECGCNSGHSFRDYLTAKEKQEFLEEYKSQLKEELKAVDEHLQNLKG from the coding sequence ATGAATAAAATAAATATGTGTTGTGAATCACAAAAACATCAAAGAGGTTATAAACCTTTAAAATCTGCTCTAAATTGTGAATGTGGATGTAACAGTGGACATTCTTTCAGGGATTATTTAACTGCTAAAGAAAAACAGGAATTTTTGGAAGAATATAAAAGTCAGCTTAAAGAAGAACTGAAAGCTGTAGATGAACATCTTCAGAACCTTAAAGGATAA
- a CDS encoding winged helix-turn-helix transcriptional regulator, translated as MKRENNAHCKNVNCTQKGGNEVCLCPVGNVINVVSKKWALLIIATIGNNEKIRYTKIMKNLADISPKTLADRLKELENFGLIERETFDEIPPRVEYSLTQDGIELRDSMIPLMEWASKKKK; from the coding sequence ATGAAAAGGGAAAATAATGCTCACTGTAAAAACGTTAACTGTACACAGAAAGGAGGAAATGAGGTATGTTTATGCCCAGTTGGTAACGTTATAAATGTGGTTAGCAAAAAGTGGGCATTATTGATTATAGCAACCATTGGAAATAACGAAAAAATAAGGTATACCAAGATTATGAAAAACCTGGCTGATATAAGCCCCAAAACTTTAGCAGACAGATTGAAAGAATTAGAAAATTTCGGGCTAATTGAAAGAGAAACATTTGATGAAATACCACCAAGAGTAGAATATTCCTTAACACAGGATGGTATTGAATTAAGGGATTCAATGATACCTCTGATGGAGTGGGCATCAAAAAAGAAAAAATAA
- a CDS encoding TrmB family transcriptional regulator, which yields MLDFACKEFELDDVFKCALNLTRSELKIMNKFLENDDTWFTSDDIAVTMGLDLSTVQKAVKKLYTSDVLNRSQKNLDNGGYVYIYKARSREEMKKLVLSIVHIWVNRVENEFDNWINEKQNYIYAAEKVKSG from the coding sequence ATGTTAGATTTTGCCTGCAAAGAATTTGAATTGGATGACGTGTTCAAATGTGCACTCAACTTGACTAGATCTGAGCTCAAAATAATGAACAAATTTCTGGAAAATGATGACACATGGTTCACATCAGATGACATTGCGGTAACGATGGGTCTCGACCTATCGACTGTTCAAAAAGCTGTTAAAAAATTATACACAAGCGATGTATTGAACAGGTCTCAAAAAAACCTTGATAATGGTGGTTATGTGTACATATACAAAGCACGCAGCAGGGAAGAGATGAAGAAACTTGTACTGAGTATCGTCCACATCTGGGTGAACAGGGTCGAAAACGAGTTTGATAATTGGATAAATGAAAAACAAAATTACATTTATGCTGCAGAAAAAGTTAAGAGTGGTTAA